One Sediminicola sp. YIK13 DNA segment encodes these proteins:
- a CDS encoding 2TM domain-containing protein, producing MLRFFKELGKGFIIGNAIFIIILVSYYVKGTSVFFDEKLFEGYLDTLVYAVTIYLANAYIWIYLSKKYGSGLFTLKNMVIGFCSNIVVSLLAILMVRIVVNVGFGNMSISVFLASENLIFYYIAFLIALVLTLIFYSFFYYRYRQENKVKEQKIIAGTASAKFDALKNQLDPHFLFNSLNVLTSLIEEDPVQAQKFTTSLSKVYRYVLEQKNKDLVTVDEELEFARTYVRLLKMRFEDSIIFHIPDHSINPEAKIVPLSLQLLLENAVKHNVVTSKRPLHIKVFERNGMLCVSNNLQEKQVVKKSSGVGLHNIQQRYQILTDKKVIINKTASEFSVQLPMLVKQVSIMQTQENYIDDKRYQKAKERVEAIKSFYGNLVSYCIVIPILAYINYRTTSFPWVIFPALGWGFGVIAHGMEAYGYNPIFGKSWEERKMREYMEDDNF from the coding sequence ATGCTTAGATTTTTTAAGGAATTGGGAAAAGGATTCATAATTGGCAATGCCATCTTCATTATCATATTGGTAAGTTATTATGTAAAGGGTACCTCTGTATTTTTTGATGAGAAGCTATTTGAGGGTTATTTGGATACCCTTGTTTATGCGGTGACCATCTATTTGGCCAATGCATATATTTGGATCTATCTCAGTAAAAAATATGGATCAGGTCTGTTTACATTGAAGAATATGGTTATTGGGTTCTGCAGTAATATTGTGGTATCCTTATTAGCTATTTTAATGGTGAGGATCGTCGTAAATGTAGGGTTTGGGAACATGTCCATATCTGTATTTTTGGCATCGGAAAATTTGATTTTCTACTACATCGCTTTTTTGATTGCCTTGGTATTGACTTTGATTTTCTATTCATTTTTCTACTACAGATACAGACAGGAGAATAAAGTTAAAGAACAAAAAATTATTGCCGGTACAGCTTCCGCAAAGTTCGATGCCCTTAAGAACCAATTAGATCCACATTTTTTGTTCAACAGTTTAAATGTACTGACCAGCCTCATTGAAGAAGATCCGGTACAGGCCCAAAAATTCACCACTTCCCTTTCTAAGGTATATAGATATGTTTTGGAGCAGAAAAATAAGGATCTGGTGACCGTAGATGAGGAATTGGAATTTGCCAGGACCTATGTGCGGCTGTTGAAAATGAGATTTGAGGACAGTATTATTTTTCATATTCCCGATCACAGCATTAACCCAGAGGCCAAAATAGTGCCCTTGTCCTTACAGCTTTTACTGGAAAATGCGGTGAAGCACAATGTGGTCACTTCAAAAAGGCCTTTGCATATAAAGGTATTTGAGCGTAATGGGATGTTATGTGTCAGTAACAATCTACAGGAAAAGCAAGTGGTAAAGAAAAGCAGTGGGGTAGGGTTGCACAACATACAACAACGATATCAGATTTTGACCGACAAAAAAGTAATTATAAACAAGACAGCATCAGAATTTAGCGTACAACTCCCGATGCTGGTAAAACAAGTTTCAATTATGCAAACACAAGAAAATTATATAGACGATAAACGTTATCAAAAAGCAAAAGAGCGCGTAGAAGCAATTAAATCCTTTTATGGAAACCTGGTTTCCTATTGTATCGTAATTCCCATTTTGGCATATATCAATTATAGGACTACCAGTTTCCCTTGGGTTATTTTCCCCGCTTTGGGTTGGGGTTTTGGAGTAATTGCCCATGGCATGGAGGCCTATGGTTATAATCCCATATTTGGAAAAAGTTGGGAGGAGCGCAAAATGAGAGAATACATGGAGGACGATAATTTTTAA
- a CDS encoding 2TM domain-containing protein, translated as MESSNRENKYLRAKDRVEEIKKFYSNLISYTVFISFLAFINYFTNEWSYPWFLWAAFGWGIGLFFQALKVFQFNLLFGKNWEQRKIEQFMKEEESQKKWE; from the coding sequence ATGGAATCATCTAACAGGGAAAATAAATACTTAAGAGCTAAGGATCGAGTTGAGGAAATAAAGAAGTTCTATTCTAATCTCATCTCATATACTGTATTTATTAGCTTTTTGGCATTCATTAATTATTTTACCAATGAATGGAGCTATCCCTGGTTTTTATGGGCAGCTTTTGGATGGGGTATAGGATTATTTTTTCAAGCTTTGAAAGTGTTTCAGTTCAACTTACTTTTTGGGAAAAATTGGGAGCAGCGTAAAATAGAGCAATTTATGAAGGAAGAGGAAAGCCAAAAAAAATGGGAATAA